One genomic segment of Paenibacillus durus includes these proteins:
- a CDS encoding sensor histidine kinase — protein sequence MRNNRIGLKLGLIIITLFLIVLVFLGFSIDRMFTNYYYARMQTETEELTSHFAVMADSTDATSEQTMKTFAEFSNVSVFNIRQDGAVILHSGVHDPSDRTFIRTSDLKKIFSGKKVNLLYEDTAGHRYFVSGQPIHGGEGAASALYVMSSTEQMEQSLSGVRNLLILSGMGAFLLALGITWIIAQFLSRPLLQMQQATRNIAAGELETRLELKSRDEMGALAEAINDLAVDLQRYRDTRQEFFANISHELRTPITYLEGYSRVVKDELYETDAEKNQYLDIIYEESVRLQHLVDDLFDLAKMEEGKITLVLEWVDLSELTEHAVRKVELKARVKNLSLLILKSGTASCVWADGKRMEQIVLNLLENAIRYTEHGGIKVYLLYEAAAVTLIVEDTGIGIPEDELPYIFERFYRVEKSRSRQFGGTGLGLSIVKKLVELQEGKIQVSSKAGEGTRFEIRFALQSGCGEGST from the coding sequence ATGAGGAACAACCGGATCGGATTGAAACTTGGCCTGATTATCATCACCTTATTCTTAATCGTGCTGGTATTTCTGGGATTCTCCATTGACCGCATGTTTACTAACTATTATTATGCCCGCATGCAGACCGAAACGGAGGAGCTTACTTCCCACTTTGCGGTAATGGCGGACTCCACTGATGCAACGTCTGAGCAGACAATGAAGACGTTTGCCGAGTTCTCAAATGTCAGTGTTTTTAATATTCGGCAGGATGGAGCGGTGATTCTTCATTCGGGAGTGCATGATCCATCAGACAGAACCTTTATCCGGACCTCCGATCTAAAGAAGATTTTTTCCGGGAAAAAGGTGAACTTACTGTACGAGGATACTGCAGGACACCGTTACTTTGTGTCGGGGCAACCCATTCATGGAGGCGAAGGTGCAGCATCCGCTCTTTATGTTATGTCATCTACGGAACAGATGGAGCAATCGTTATCGGGTGTGCGGAATTTACTGATCCTTTCTGGAATGGGCGCATTCTTACTGGCCCTTGGGATCACGTGGATTATCGCCCAATTTCTATCCCGTCCGCTTCTGCAAATGCAGCAGGCGACCCGCAACATTGCCGCCGGTGAGCTGGAAACGAGACTGGAACTCAAAAGCCGGGATGAAATGGGCGCCTTGGCCGAAGCAATCAATGATTTAGCGGTTGATCTTCAGCGTTACCGGGATACACGCCAGGAATTTTTTGCTAATATATCTCATGAGCTGCGTACTCCGATCACTTATCTGGAGGGTTATTCCCGAGTGGTGAAGGATGAGCTATATGAGACCGATGCGGAGAAAAATCAATACCTTGATATTATCTACGAAGAATCGGTCCGGCTTCAGCATCTGGTCGATGATTTGTTTGACCTGGCAAAGATGGAAGAAGGGAAAATCACACTTGTTCTTGAATGGGTTGATTTGTCTGAGCTCACTGAACATGCGGTCAGGAAGGTTGAATTGAAGGCCAGAGTAAAAAATTTAAGTTTATTGATTCTGAAATCCGGAACGGCCTCATGCGTATGGGCAGATGGTAAACGGATGGAGCAGATTGTACTGAACTTGCTTGAAAATGCCATTCGTTATACAGAACATGGAGGCATTAAGGTATATTTGTTATATGAAGCTGCTGCTGTAACGCTAATTGTAGAGGATACCGGAATAGGTATTCCTGAAGATGAACTCCCCTATATTTTTGAACGTTTTTATAGAGTGGAAAAGTCTCGCTCCCGTCAATTCGGAGGCACCGGATTAGGATTATCGATCGTGAAGAAATTGGTAGAGCTGCAGGAAGGAAAAATACAAGTCTCCAGTAAAGCAGGAGAAGGAACCCGCTTTGAAATCCGGTTTGCCCTGCAATCAGGGTGTGGGGAGGGGAGCACATGA
- a CDS encoding multicopper oxidase domain-containing protein, with the protein MNSNDYLLVLNQTTNYDDPHPIHLHLVNFQILDRQPFDASHFQKTGNLIFTGPPTPPNPYEMGLKEFGPPFYVTSVIALFGPFTGRMYGIVTCWSLKITK; encoded by the coding sequence ATGAATAGCAACGATTACCTCCTGGTTCTTAATCAGACCACTAATTATGATGATCCTCACCCCATCCATCTCCATTTGGTTAACTTTCAAATTCTTGATCGCCAACCTTTTGATGCTTCTCATTTTCAAAAAACCGGAAACCTTATTTTCACGGGACCTCCCACTCCTCCTAATCCCTACGAAATGGGATTAAAAGAGTTCGGCCCCCCTTTTTACGTTACATCCGTTATAGCCCTTTTTGGACCCTTCACTGGGCGTATGTATGGCATTGTCACATGCTGGAGCTTGAAGATTACGAAATGA
- a CDS encoding DUF2933 domain-containing protein, translating into MNWSWLLTLICPLMMIFMMFGMRGGHHHGSHKKQVTTEQLQEELTELKAQNERMRKEIQGLKS; encoded by the coding sequence ATGAATTGGTCTTGGCTGCTAACGCTGATTTGCCCGTTAATGATGATATTTATGATGTTTGGAATGCGTGGGGGACATCATCATGGAAGCCATAAGAAACAAGTGACAACAGAACAGCTTCAGGAAGAACTGACGGAATTGAAGGCACAAAATGAGCGGATGCGCAAAGAAATACAGGGCTTAAAATCATAG
- a CDS encoding glycoside hydrolase family 172 protein: MHTQSLNLLGNLTQVKEVHTARLSSWDQDGRNQDYWMIPAGGTVVLGDMEGPGSISHIWMTSFCRRVHGPSVMHPEWGGNIAPVNEIHNALGVTWESADPAWYRKVLIRMTWDDASHPSVLVPYGDFFCIGHSMPGNFASLPFTVSVKPEEQFKFGGVASVNCYLPMPFNKRAKIEIINENDVPFGLYFHIDYELYKQPLGEDTAYFHAQWRRENPCDGWGPDLQVNTPEVNRVANLDGEGNYVILEAEGKGHYIGCNLSVTHFQGSWWGEGDDMIFIDGEKLPSIVGTGAEDYFNHAWGMQKNAFPFHGSIVHESDVPGYQVSYRFHITDPVHFSQSLKVTIEHGHANHLSDDWSSTAYWYQTLPSKPFGILPVEERIQRMPQFPSPGELKKAILNEEMEESYRLATERMDGYAKGREEQVQRKVDRVSWHSEGNILQSKSVRDSFLTK, translated from the coding sequence ATGCATACTCAATCGTTGAACTTGCTCGGGAATTTAACCCAGGTGAAGGAGGTCCACACGGCGCGCTTATCGAGCTGGGATCAGGACGGACGAAATCAGGATTATTGGATGATTCCGGCCGGCGGCACCGTCGTGCTTGGCGATATGGAAGGACCGGGCAGCATCAGTCATATCTGGATGACCTCGTTCTGCCGCCGGGTACACGGGCCAAGCGTAATGCATCCTGAGTGGGGCGGCAATATCGCGCCTGTCAACGAAATTCACAACGCGCTCGGCGTGACCTGGGAGTCGGCCGATCCGGCCTGGTACCGAAAGGTGCTGATCCGAATGACCTGGGACGATGCATCTCATCCAAGCGTGCTTGTGCCGTACGGCGACTTCTTCTGTATCGGCCATTCGATGCCCGGCAATTTCGCTTCTCTTCCGTTCACCGTGTCGGTGAAACCGGAGGAGCAGTTCAAATTCGGCGGCGTGGCTTCAGTCAACTGCTATCTGCCGATGCCCTTCAACAAACGGGCCAAGATCGAGATTATTAACGAGAACGATGTGCCGTTCGGCTTGTACTTCCACATTGATTATGAGCTGTACAAGCAGCCGCTTGGGGAAGATACCGCTTATTTCCATGCGCAGTGGCGGCGTGAGAATCCATGCGACGGCTGGGGGCCGGATCTTCAGGTGAACACGCCGGAAGTCAACCGGGTGGCCAATCTGGACGGCGAAGGAAACTATGTCATTCTGGAGGCAGAGGGCAAAGGCCACTATATCGGATGCAATCTCTCCGTTACCCATTTCCAGGGCAGCTGGTGGGGCGAGGGGGACGATATGATCTTCATCGACGGAGAGAAGCTGCCGAGTATCGTTGGCACGGGCGCAGAGGATTATTTCAACCATGCCTGGGGGATGCAAAAGAACGCGTTCCCGTTCCACGGCTCCATTGTGCATGAGAGCGATGTTCCGGGCTACCAGGTATCCTACCGGTTCCATATCACCGATCCGGTTCATTTCTCGCAGAGTCTTAAAGTAACGATCGAGCACGGCCATGCCAACCATCTGTCCGACGACTGGTCATCAACCGCATATTGGTATCAGACGCTTCCGTCCAAGCCGTTCGGCATTCTGCCGGTAGAAGAGCGAATTCAGCGGATGCCGCAATTCCCGAGCCCCGGCGAGCTTAAGAAGGCCATCCTGAACGAAGAGATGGAGGAGTCCTACAGGCTGGCCACAGAACGAATGGACGGCTATGCCAAAGGACGCGAAGAGCAGGTTCAGCGCAAAGTCGACCGGGTGTCCTGGCATTCCGAAGGCAATATCCTGCAAAGTAAGAGCGTGCGCGATTCGTTCTTGACCAAATAA
- a CDS encoding cytochrome b/b6 domain-containing protein, protein MKFDFILHWLWALVFSILALSGIAMAGAKYGWVMQYDIATADIVHRLAAVVYVLLTLIVILYEIIRILRRDKTLKPWLVFGPSGYGLFTFITTLIFIITGAVIWLFMDSNHAATAFTLWIHEKLTYLAAASVIWHIYMKSHALKWPKNKERKAR, encoded by the coding sequence ATGAAGTTTGATTTTATCCTTCACTGGTTATGGGCGCTTGTGTTCTCCATCTTGGCACTGAGCGGAATTGCAATGGCAGGAGCGAAATATGGTTGGGTGATGCAGTATGATATTGCGACGGCGGATATCGTACACCGCTTGGCTGCGGTTGTCTATGTCCTGCTGACCCTGATTGTCATCCTCTACGAAATCATTCGAATCCTAAGACGGGATAAGACTCTAAAGCCATGGCTTGTGTTCGGCCCATCCGGTTATGGACTCTTTACCTTCATTACCACTCTGATTTTTATTATTACCGGAGCTGTGATCTGGCTCTTCATGGACAGCAACCACGCCGCAACGGCTTTTACACTATGGATTCATGAAAAATTGACTTATCTGGCAGCAGCGAGCGTGATCTGGCACATCTATATGAAGTCCCATGCATTAAAGTGGCCTAAGAACAAGGAACGGAAGGCAAGATGA
- a CDS encoding carbohydrate ABC transporter permease, whose translation MNSISRATTGSAVKEAKRVKRWRISGNAGMTVLAYIITLLVLFPFLWMILLSFKTNSDILNNPFSLPETLSFDNYERALTTLNMGLLYKNTFIIAVITIVIEVLITFMSSYALTRMVFRSERLRRSLTALLLAGLAIPAFILLFPVYRLTLSFGLLNTYASLIIPYIATSISFNTLLFTGFLRGFPREVEEAAIIDGCGLFTLGRSVVFPIIMPVVATVFIFNMLYIWNEFPFAVTLISNETMTTISLGISQFKGRFNIDYGGIIAASTLLIIPQLVFFAVFQRFIIEGMTAGAVKG comes from the coding sequence ATGAATTCTATATCCCGTGCCACGACAGGCTCCGCTGTGAAGGAAGCAAAGCGTGTGAAAAGGTGGCGCATTAGCGGCAATGCGGGCATGACCGTGTTGGCTTACATCATCACCCTGCTGGTGTTGTTTCCTTTCCTGTGGATGATTCTGCTGTCGTTCAAAACGAACAGCGATATTCTGAATAATCCGTTCAGCCTGCCCGAGACGCTGAGCTTTGACAATTACGAGCGGGCGCTTACGACGCTGAATATGGGACTGCTGTATAAAAATACGTTCATTATTGCCGTCATCACCATCGTGATTGAAGTATTAATCACCTTCATGAGCTCCTATGCCTTGACGCGTATGGTGTTCCGCTCGGAACGATTGAGACGGTCCTTGACCGCGCTGCTGCTGGCGGGATTAGCCATACCGGCGTTCATCCTGCTGTTCCCGGTATACCGCCTGACCTTGTCCTTCGGGCTGCTCAATACGTACGCTTCGCTGATCATTCCCTATATCGCGACTTCGATTTCCTTCAATACGCTGCTGTTTACCGGCTTTCTCCGCGGATTTCCGAGAGAGGTGGAGGAAGCGGCCATCATCGACGGATGCGGTCTCTTTACGCTGGGCAGGTCGGTCGTATTCCCGATTATTATGCCGGTGGTCGCTACAGTGTTCATTTTTAACATGCTGTATATCTGGAATGAGTTCCCGTTCGCGGTAACCTTAATCAGCAATGAAACGATGACTACGATCTCGCTTGGCATTTCCCAGTTCAAGGGCCGCTTTAACATTGATTACGGCGGCATCATTGCGGCAAGCACGCTGCTTATTATTCCGCAGCTGGTGTTCTTCGCCGTCTTTCAAAGATTCATTATCGAAGGCATGACGGCCGGGGCTGTAAAGGGTTAA
- a CDS encoding response regulator transcription factor, protein MPKLQVLIVDDEWNMRNLLRIYLMKEGFQIQEASTGLEALSMVKKHSFDIILLDVMMPDMDGWQVCKAIRETETVPILMLTARTETKDKIHGLGIGADDYLTKPFDSEELLARIYSLIRRSTITQTSLPQQLVLEFPQMTIFPDAREVRIQDELIEFTPKEFDLLAVLAQSRQRAFSREELVERLWGYDYEGEVRVVDTHIKNIREKLHKAGMTYNPIQTVWGVGYKFYASGEQE, encoded by the coding sequence GTGCCGAAGCTCCAAGTGTTAATTGTGGATGATGAATGGAATATGAGGAACCTGCTCCGGATTTATTTGATGAAGGAAGGATTCCAGATTCAGGAGGCGTCTACAGGGCTGGAGGCGTTATCCATGGTCAAGAAGCATTCCTTTGATATTATTTTGCTCGATGTCATGATGCCTGATATGGATGGCTGGCAAGTATGCAAGGCGATCAGAGAAACGGAAACGGTTCCGATATTAATGCTGACGGCGCGTACTGAAACCAAGGATAAGATTCATGGATTGGGGATAGGCGCGGATGATTATTTAACCAAGCCGTTTGATTCAGAAGAACTCCTGGCCCGAATATATTCATTAATCCGCAGATCAACGATTACACAGACTTCACTGCCTCAGCAGTTGGTGCTTGAATTTCCGCAAATGACCATATTCCCCGACGCGCGGGAGGTTCGGATTCAAGATGAGTTGATTGAGTTTACCCCGAAGGAGTTTGATCTGCTGGCTGTATTAGCCCAAAGCAGGCAGCGCGCCTTCAGCAGGGAGGAACTCGTCGAAAGGTTATGGGGATATGATTATGAGGGCGAAGTCCGGGTCGTGGATACCCATATCAAGAATATACGTGAAAAACTGCACAAAGCGGGAATGACCTACAATCCTATTCAAACGGTGTGGGGAGTTGGCTATAAGTTTTATGCTTCCGGGGAACAGGAATGA
- a CDS encoding NADase-type glycan-binding domain-containing protein: MSIRKLIINLLLTALVFSSLFTLSTYAASPTASSLASSYGGEWVDKALVEVEDFDGTINITFNKQTGKAKLDYDAWGSGETYIFHSVTPITIDEQNPVKFTYEYQDYNQHGEVGTFRGEGIIQFKPGVIVLRMGVLPSDIDPIFAQPRSFIRDPYANWVPKPGDALSVVSKYCNCKESNLVKFDYPVADNESNKNWIVYVNVYVRGIFLTEYKVNLHTYKATDLKDSWSEAYQSFDKIEASKITASSTLPKSKVSSHNSSQVIDGDTATCWCEGVKGNGIGQSFTIRFTKTIEIGSLKILPGYGKSISTYLENNSVRKARITFSDGTSIIADFTKGSRFDLPEEKMTTSITFTILDIVPGSKYNDTCVSELAIS, encoded by the coding sequence ATGTCAATTCGAAAACTAATTATCAATCTCTTGTTAACCGCTCTAGTCTTTTCCTCCCTTTTCACCTTAAGTACGTACGCGGCGTCTCCAACTGCCAGCTCATTGGCTTCATCTTATGGAGGCGAGTGGGTTGACAAAGCATTGGTCGAGGTCGAGGATTTTGACGGTACGATCAACATTACATTCAACAAGCAAACTGGCAAGGCTAAATTGGATTATGATGCCTGGGGTTCAGGGGAAACCTACATCTTTCATTCGGTGACACCCATAACAATTGATGAACAAAATCCTGTGAAGTTCACCTACGAATATCAGGATTATAACCAGCACGGGGAAGTAGGGACCTTTCGAGGAGAGGGTATTATTCAATTCAAACCAGGCGTAATCGTACTTCGGATGGGAGTACTTCCATCCGATATAGACCCGATCTTTGCGCAGCCGCGGAGCTTTATTCGTGATCCTTATGCTAACTGGGTTCCAAAGCCTGGGGATGCCTTAAGTGTTGTATCCAAATACTGCAACTGCAAGGAATCAAATTTGGTGAAGTTCGATTACCCGGTTGCAGACAATGAAAGCAATAAAAATTGGATTGTCTATGTCAACGTGTATGTAAGAGGTATCTTCCTAACCGAATATAAAGTGAATCTTCACACCTATAAGGCAACAGATTTAAAGGATTCATGGTCGGAAGCCTATCAATCTTTTGACAAAATCGAGGCTTCAAAAATTACAGCGTCCTCCACACTCCCCAAATCGAAAGTATCTTCCCATAATTCAAGTCAAGTAATCGATGGCGATACGGCCACCTGCTGGTGCGAAGGGGTTAAGGGGAACGGAATCGGGCAGAGCTTTACGATTCGATTTACCAAAACAATTGAAATCGGCAGCCTCAAGATTTTGCCGGGCTATGGGAAATCCATCTCCACTTATCTGGAAAACAACAGTGTTCGTAAAGCAAGAATAACCTTCTCTGATGGAACATCGATCATTGCTGATTTCACGAAGGGATCCAGGTTTGACTTGCCAGAAGAGAAAATGACAACCAGTATTACGTTCACCATATTGGATATTGTTCCAGGCTCCAAGTATAACGATACTTGTGTATCGGAACTAGCCATCTCATAA
- a CDS encoding multicopper oxidase family protein, with the protein MSSKSLVWLFFLALIIGGTAAGIFITETSGSKGGAATGSTVQEDASATNQPMDHSSHVMTNTAAPGSTEGAIPPSPSPSPEAAAGTVQEGTATLPQPKAGQPVKGFTLTAMESNWKLAPGVTQAVWTYNGTVPGQEIRVTQGDFVRITLKNELSVPVTIHWHGYPVPAGSDGVPGLTQDAVKPGETYTYGFSADVVGTYWYHSHQESSTQVDKGLYGALIVEPKPSEQPDKDFTLILDEWMNAGGNAHSAHGSAGMSDEEMMAAMYNIYTVNGKSGSLITPLETKPGDTVRLRFINAGYRSHGIHIPGEFRVVSTDGQDIAEPATLQDQIVTIAPGERYDVELNIDSQKDFSIDAHDDNKYNDQLVIPVKVSGSKGEEMETQHDQLTAFDLYKYGKPAESELSKVQKFALEYTAVLNSKTNGNQIVYTINDKVFSELPALQVKTGDYVKLTFENKSTVDHPMHVHGHFFQVLEKNGVKVESTIMKDTVLVKPGEKIVVAFKADNPGNWMIHCHELHHAAGGMAQQLTYTDYKPGYTPPSNAANKPE; encoded by the coding sequence TTGAGCAGCAAAAGTCTTGTATGGCTATTCTTCCTGGCCTTGATCATCGGCGGGACGGCAGCCGGTATCTTTATAACTGAAACTTCGGGTTCCAAAGGTGGGGCGGCTACGGGCAGTACGGTTCAAGAAGATGCCAGCGCAACAAACCAACCGATGGACCATAGTTCCCATGTCATGACCAATACAGCTGCACCTGGCAGTACGGAGGGAGCAATCCCTCCCAGTCCTTCCCCTTCCCCTGAAGCAGCTGCAGGTACGGTTCAAGAGGGAACGGCAACTTTGCCGCAGCCTAAAGCCGGGCAGCCGGTAAAAGGGTTTACTCTGACTGCTATGGAAAGCAATTGGAAATTAGCGCCGGGTGTGACCCAAGCGGTCTGGACTTACAATGGTACGGTCCCTGGACAGGAAATCCGTGTTACTCAAGGGGATTTTGTAAGGATTACGCTGAAAAATGAACTTAGTGTACCCGTAACTATTCATTGGCATGGCTATCCTGTACCCGCCGGATCGGATGGTGTGCCCGGACTTACACAAGATGCGGTTAAGCCGGGGGAAACCTATACCTACGGGTTCTCAGCCGATGTGGTGGGAACCTATTGGTACCATTCCCACCAAGAAAGCTCCACGCAGGTAGACAAGGGACTCTACGGTGCTCTTATCGTGGAACCGAAACCATCCGAGCAGCCGGACAAAGACTTTACCTTAATTCTGGATGAATGGATGAATGCAGGTGGCAATGCTCACAGTGCTCACGGATCAGCAGGCATGAGTGATGAAGAAATGATGGCCGCCATGTACAACATTTATACCGTTAATGGTAAATCCGGTTCGCTGATTACGCCTCTGGAAACTAAACCAGGAGACACCGTTCGCTTGCGTTTCATTAACGCCGGATATCGTTCCCATGGAATCCATATTCCCGGAGAATTCCGGGTAGTCAGTACGGATGGACAGGATATAGCGGAGCCGGCTACCCTCCAAGATCAAATCGTGACCATCGCTCCCGGGGAACGGTATGATGTGGAGTTGAACATTGACTCGCAAAAGGATTTTTCCATTGATGCGCATGATGACAATAAATATAACGATCAATTGGTTATTCCGGTTAAGGTATCGGGAAGCAAGGGCGAAGAAATGGAAACACAGCATGATCAATTAACCGCGTTTGATCTTTATAAGTACGGCAAGCCTGCCGAATCCGAATTAAGCAAGGTCCAAAAATTTGCGCTGGAGTATACAGCCGTGCTGAATTCCAAGACGAATGGGAACCAGATAGTGTATACGATCAACGATAAAGTCTTTTCAGAACTCCCGGCTCTTCAAGTGAAAACCGGCGACTATGTAAAGCTGACGTTTGAGAATAAAAGCACGGTGGATCATCCGATGCATGTACACGGCCACTTTTTCCAAGTCCTTGAGAAAAATGGGGTGAAGGTGGAAAGTACGATCATGAAGGATACCGTTCTAGTTAAGCCCGGCGAGAAGATCGTAGTCGCCTTTAAGGCCGATAATCCCGGAAACTGGATGATTCACTGCCATGAGCTTCACCATGCTGCGGGAGGAATGGCGCAACAATTGACTTATACCGATTATAAGCCCGGTTACACTCCCCCTTCTAATGCAGCGAACAAACCGGAATAG
- a CDS encoding class I SAM-dependent methyltransferase: MNENRTDIIRKRYDRISGIFDLMDRMIKKEWRTELLNGVDGEVLEVGVGTGANLSYYPAHTAGVTGIDFSPGMLRYAKPKAIRAPFPVTLLEMDAQHMTFPDDSFDYVIATCVFCSVPDPVAGLLEIRRVCKPGGKVLLLEHMRSEQPFAGLLMDVLNPITVRLWGANINRRTLQNIEKAGFIIEENVSLMGSIMRRLVLKPNKRAN; the protein is encoded by the coding sequence ATGAATGAAAATAGAACAGACATCATTAGAAAACGGTATGACCGGATATCGGGAATCTTTGATCTAATGGATCGGATGATCAAAAAAGAATGGCGGACTGAACTGCTTAATGGTGTGGACGGTGAGGTGTTGGAGGTAGGCGTGGGAACTGGAGCCAATTTGTCCTATTATCCGGCACACACAGCGGGCGTTACCGGTATTGATTTCAGCCCGGGCATGCTTCGCTATGCCAAACCAAAAGCAATCCGCGCTCCATTTCCGGTAACGCTTTTGGAGATGGACGCCCAGCATATGACTTTTCCCGACGATTCATTTGATTATGTCATTGCGACCTGCGTCTTTTGTTCGGTGCCTGATCCTGTAGCCGGTTTACTGGAAATCCGAAGAGTGTGCAAGCCGGGCGGGAAAGTGCTTCTGCTGGAGCACATGCGCAGCGAGCAGCCGTTTGCAGGATTATTAATGGATGTACTTAATCCAATTACAGTCAGACTCTGGGGAGCTAACATCAACCGCAGAACACTGCAAAATATTGAAAAAGCAGGCTTTATCATTGAGGAGAACGTATCCTTGATGGGTTCCATCATGCGAAGACTCGTGCTAAAACCGAATAAACGTGCAAATTAA
- a CDS encoding glycoside hydrolase family 32 protein: MELPTKGALLHREALLKAEQSISKIKDTVGKDPGRLKYHFMAPAYWINDPNGLIFYKGEYHLFYQHYPYAAKWGAMHWGHAKSKDLVHWEHLPIALAPSEPYDLDERGGVFSGSAVDDNGVLSVLYTGTVIKDGVLIQSQCLATSQDGITFEKYEGNPVIPGPPEDGSADFRDPKVWQHNGTWYMVVGSSKDGIGKALLYKSPDLRAWNYVGVLAESDGTMGTMWECPDFFPLDGRYVLMFSPMGMGERKTIYLVGDMDYETGRFTWDTMGDVDHGFEYYAPQSFLDGKGRRIIIAWLNAWDWMPWFKDFGPTANNHWCGAMSAPRTVELDGDGRLKFIPVKELEVLLREHYHIEQTAVTPDAPVIPKYVGSDCLEIKAEFDMSGCTAEEIGFVLRGAGDGAQQTLLVYNTKTGALRFDRTRSDGWSEGVRSVVLERTGEEPLKLHIFVDTCVVEAYTDDYRTAMTNNIYPEPASVMVEVFASGGSVNLTSLDIWKLRSAW, from the coding sequence GTGGAGCTGCCAACTAAAGGAGCGTTATTGCACCGGGAAGCGTTGTTGAAAGCGGAACAGTCCATTTCCAAGATCAAGGACACTGTCGGCAAGGACCCGGGCCGGCTGAAATATCATTTTATGGCCCCTGCCTATTGGATTAACGATCCGAACGGCCTGATTTTTTACAAAGGCGAATATCATCTGTTCTATCAGCATTATCCTTACGCCGCTAAGTGGGGCGCCATGCACTGGGGCCATGCCAAAAGCAAGGATCTCGTCCACTGGGAGCATCTGCCAATCGCGCTTGCCCCAAGCGAGCCTTATGATCTGGATGAACGGGGCGGCGTCTTTTCGGGCAGTGCGGTCGACGACAATGGCGTTCTGTCCGTGCTCTATACGGGGACGGTCATTAAAGACGGCGTTCTCATACAGTCCCAATGTCTCGCTACCAGCCAGGACGGAATCACCTTTGAGAAGTACGAGGGCAACCCGGTCATTCCCGGTCCACCGGAGGATGGCTCCGCCGATTTCCGTGATCCGAAAGTGTGGCAGCATAATGGAACGTGGTACATGGTCGTCGGCTCGAGCAAGGACGGGATTGGAAAAGCGCTGCTTTACAAATCGCCTGACCTTCGCGCGTGGAACTACGTTGGCGTTCTTGCCGAAAGTGACGGAACGATGGGGACGATGTGGGAGTGCCCGGATTTCTTCCCTCTGGATGGGCGTTATGTGCTTATGTTCTCGCCGATGGGCATGGGGGAACGCAAAACCATCTATCTGGTCGGAGACATGGACTATGAAACCGGAAGATTTACCTGGGACACGATGGGCGATGTGGATCACGGCTTTGAATACTATGCTCCGCAGTCCTTCCTGGACGGCAAAGGCAGACGGATTATCATCGCTTGGCTGAATGCCTGGGATTGGATGCCGTGGTTCAAGGACTTCGGACCGACTGCGAACAATCACTGGTGCGGCGCCATGTCGGCGCCGCGGACCGTGGAACTGGATGGCGATGGAAGGTTGAAATTTATACCGGTCAAGGAACTGGAGGTTCTGCTCAGGGAGCATTACCATATCGAGCAGACCGCCGTCACACCGGACGCTCCGGTGATCCCCAAATATGTGGGCAGCGACTGCCTGGAGATCAAGGCGGAGTTCGATATGTCAGGCTGCACGGCCGAAGAAATCGGATTCGTACTGAGGGGCGCAGGTGACGGCGCGCAGCAGACGCTGCTCGTGTATAATACGAAGACCGGCGCGCTGCGCTTTGACCGGACCCGCTCCGACGGCTGGAGTGAGGGCGTTCGCTCGGTCGTTCTGGAGCGAACGGGAGAAGAGCCGCTAAAGCTTCATATTTTTGTCGATACCTGTGTAGTAGAGGCTTATACCGATGATTATCGGACCGCCATGACCAATAATATTTATCCGGAACCGGCTAGTGTCATGGTGGAAGTCTTCGCAAGCGGCGGCAGTGTGAATCTCACGTCGCTGGATATCTGGAAGCTGCGGTCGGCGTGGTAA